The Solanum lycopersicum chromosome 6, SLM_r2.1 genome has a window encoding:
- the LOC101255409 gene encoding uncharacterized protein: MGLSASKRVSNSLQNSSEFNSACDSVYDDCLSLSQHAFAGVKPYQLFSAVERLHASLSPSVPLIKNWVKSPPTRLQVDKAFKIVSTRRSGEKESEIVLGNEEFKEFSVEVFSDAVVSCAGKELLKRVPVGALGIAGVGAVVKPGKELIAAAIGAYALGVATSVYVSLA; the protein is encoded by the coding sequence ATGGGGCTCTCAGCTTCTAAGAGAGTTAGCAATTCACTCCAAAATTCATCCGAATTCAACTCGGCATGTGATTCAGTCTATGATGATTGTCTCTCCCTATCACAGCACGCTTTCGCCGGAGTGAAACCCTACCAGCTTTTCTCCGCCGTGGAACGCCTGCACGCTTCTCTCTCTCCCTCCGTACCTCTCATAAAAAATTGGGTTAAATCGCCTCCGACCCGATTACAGGTCGATAAGGCCTTCAAAATCGTGTCAACGCGCCGATCCGGCGAAAAGGAGAGTGAAATTGTGCTTGGGAACGAGGAATTCAAGGAGTTCTCAGTGGAGGTATTTTCGGACGCTGTCGTTTCGTGTGCAGGGAAAGAGCTTCTAAAGCGGGTTCCGGTTGGTGCTTTGGGGATCGCTGGCGTTGGTGCGGTGGTGAAGCCTGGGAAAGAATTAATTGCGGCGGCGATTGGTGCTTACGCGCTCGGTGTTGCAACATCGGTATACGTCAGCTTGGCTTAA